The Lutra lutra chromosome 16, mLutLut1.2, whole genome shotgun sequence genome segment AGGTTCTCCAGACACCCAAAGGAAGAGTCTTCCCTTCTCCTGAAGCGCCAAGGCTTTAGGGGCAAGAGCTCAGAGTCAAGTGCTTTCTTGCAAAAACTCATCTCCATTACAGAGGACAGTCCAGTTTGAAGCCAACTTGCTAGTCTTCCCCTTGGGACACTGACTGGGGGGCTCAACCACCTTGGCACCCCCACCCCTTTGATCTCTCTCTGATCTTGACCATCTTCCAATGGCTTCTCTTCTCAGCCTCCTCCTTTGTCTGATCTTggtcttctcctaccccccaattCTAAGACTGCTGCCTTCCCTCTGAGCCCTGATAATGGGAGCAAATGTGTGTATACAAACGTGACTAAGCCCCACAGAGCTGCTTACTCAAAGCAGAAAAGGCATGTAGGTGGGTATGCTGGGGAATCTGTGGGGACTGGTGGATTTGGGGGTGTaactctctctcctactcccatGAATCACCTTAGAGGTGTGTGGATGGCTATCACTAGTGGAGGGTGGATACATATGCCTAAATGCTTATTTGCTTGGATTTCCTGCATTTTTGAGTGTGTATATGGGCGATTTGACTTGTTATAGTTGTGGGTCCGCTTAAGAGACAAGTATGGTGTTTTTTCAGGGATAGTGTTATTTATCTTTGGGTACATATATATACCCAAAACAGATGTGCTTTGCAATCTGAGCCTACACTCTGTACTTGCAGATCCGTGAATGAACCTCTCAGTTGTGGAGGGATGCTAATGTGAACATCAGTGTAGAGGcctgtgtttgtatgtatgttgTATCTGAATGGAGCCTGTGTGTAGTTGTGTACCTGTGGCTGCAGGTAACTTGCGTACGTGGACACCTGCCCATTAAGGTCTCGGGTACTAAAGTTTAGAGGCAGGTCCTGCACAGATTGGAAAATGCGGCCACCAAGACAGGCCCGCCGTGTTTCCTGCGCCCTCGGAGGAGTCATCAAACCGGACTCGCCTCCTACTCGGTGGATTTTGCCCCGGTTCCTGCAAGACTTTAGCCTCACGGGGCGCCAGGAAAGGCGGGGTGCCGCGCGGGCAAAGCCGGGACTGCGGGTCCCTCCAGCGGCCTTGGGGGGCCGGCGGGAGCCTCGGTGTCGCAAGCGCACGGGGGCCCCTGCCGGAAGCGGAAGccgggacgggggtgggggtgcggcgAGGCGCAGTCGCGGCGGTCGCGGCGTGTCAGGCCCAGGGCGCCCCGCGGGGGCGTATGCGCCGCGCGCGTGCGGGGCAGGCTGGCGGCGGGGCGGTACCTCCCCCGACCCGGCGTCTGTTTACCAACGAACTGCCGCCGCTCGGCAGCGACGCATTCCGACGAGCTGAATAAGCTGCCTGCGCTGGCGGTCTGGTCTCGAGTCCCTTGCGGGTGGGCGGCAGCGGGATCAGCGGCGATGCAGATCCCCGAGAGCTGAAGAGCGCGGCTGCCGGTGCCCGGAGTCCCCGCAGCCGCCGGGCCTCCGTCACGACCCTGCTCCCTTCGCCCTGGGCATTCCCAGCCCCGCCAGCTCCCTCGCGTTTCTGCCATTGAAACCGAGGTTCCCAGACTGCCCCAATCGCCGTGACACCCCGGCACACCTCGCCGAGAAGACCCCGAGGTAGCTGGGCCTGGAGCGTGCGCACCGCCCCTGTGATCTCTCAGTTCTGAAATTCCCTACCGCGGGCTGCCCCGGGGGCGGGCCCCGGCTCCAGTCTCCGTGAGGTCACCGCGTGCGGCGGCCAATCCGCGGCGTCTAAGTGGGCGGTACCCCCGTCGGGTCCCGGGAACCGAACCCGAAAGCGAGACGAGGGGGGCCCCATGGATttaggggggaggggaaaagccATGGGGGGCACCCCTTCAGAACCCCTTTCCCAGGCGCGCGCTCTCCGCTGGAAGAGGCGCAGAGAGACACTTTCCGGGGAATCCTAAGTATACGGGAGGCTGGCTGGGGGCTCATCCGGTCCCAACGCCCGAGGCTCAGAAAAAAGAGAGttggcagagggagcagactaCGTGCCGAGCCATGGCCTAGGCCCTTCGGACCCGGACCCGGCCGCAATGACCTctttgccctgccccctccctggccGGGACGCCTCCAAAGCCATCTTCCCGGACATCGCCCCTGTCCCATCGGTAGTGGCTACCTACTCGCTTGGCCTGTCCCCCGCAACCGCAGTCGCCTCCGATTTGCCCTACTCTGGGCCTTATGGCCACCTCCTGTCCTACTCCTACACTGCGCAGGCGACCCCGGGAGACACCTACCTGCCCTGCCAGCTACCCGCGGTGCCCTCTGAGcaggagccgaaggcaggtaAGTCTGGCCGCCGCGGCTCTTCCCACCTCTGGGGTCCTGATCCCGTGCGTCCCTAAACTTCTCCCTCGCCTGGTTGGGCGCAACTAGCGGGATTCAGACCTTACTCAGATTCCACgggatctgggggtggggggagggcgaaGGGATGGGGCGGGAGACcagggggggggcgggggcgagcTGATCTAGGTCTCCTTTTCCAGACCGACCTGGTTTCGATTTGCAGTCGTGTGAAGCCGGGCAGCTGGGCTCCTTACTCCACCCCCTGGAGCAGCGGGGTTGTGTGTACCTACGTGTAACGGAAAACTGAAACAATCCAGATGTGGGTGTGGGTGCCTAGCCCCTGCCCCAGGATTGTTTCCCTCGTGCACTCCTTCCCTACCCCAGTCGTCTCTCCGCGTTTGTCTTGTCTCAGAAAGCAGCCCTCAAGCCAGAGCCAGACAAATGGAAGTCAGGCCGCAGTGGGAGGGCAATGGAACTGGGGGCTGATTCGgggccccttcccccctcccttggCGGGTGCCTGAATGTGCCCGACAGAGACTGGAAGCTGGCCTGGCGGAATGGGAGCCGGGACCCGCCACTCATTGTTTTAAGAATGTAACTACAGGTGTGTCAGGCAGTCTCTAGCTGTAGACCCTGGTCCCCTCAGCCTTCTTGCTGAAGGAGCAGGCCCTCTGGGACATCTCCACCCCTTGTCGTTGTGGGGGATGGATTAGGCCCCAGTTCCTGTTGTCTGGAGCAACATGGAACCCCTGAGAAAGTGCTAACTGGGAGGCCTCAAAAAGGCCAAGGAGCTAGCCTGTCTTCCTGGTCCTGGGCCTGGTATGGCGGAAATGCTTGTAACCCTATACATAGCCACCTGTACTAGCTCCGAATTAGAGCTCAGATCccctgtcctccctgctcccacctaATTGCCCCCACGATTGTCTTTAGCACAGTCTCCTCCAAGGACGCACACCCACTGGGTGGGAGTCGGCCTTGGCCAAGACACCTCTCTCCGTTACTCCAACACAGGAGCTCAGAAAACATCAGAGCCAGAAGCGACCCTAAAGATTTGAGAGCTCAGCCTCCTTGATGGccaaactgaggcccaaagaaactgaggtccaaagaAAGCCAATTTCACTTGGCCCTTGCAAATTGACTTTCGATGCATGAGGCCAGAAAAGAGGATTTTAGGGAATTTCCTCAGAGCCCCCAAAGTTAATTGCCTTCTGTGTCAACTGGGCTGCCTCTCCCAGGCCTCTGGATCTGTCCTTGTTAGAGGAGGAACAGTTGGGAGAGGaggtttgtgtgtttgtttggttttgggttgttgttgttgttttttttttttatacaaattatCTAGTTTCTACAAACGAATCCCTCAGAGTCTTCCCTTTAATACATGgcacatttgtgtgtatgtgtgtgtagtggGGCTGGGAATAAGATAGCCTTGTCCTTCAGAGAATTGTTTATAGGGTTAGtattttccttcctgtcctctgcATGCCTAGCCTTCCCTCTGCCACCTCTAAGGACGAGAGAGTGGAGAGTTCCTTTACAGAATTTCCCCGGATCCAACGAAAACCATACACGTGCTTAGTCTAGATGGTTGCATTTTTTCTCCCAAAGCTGGTGGATTTGCCCGTTCTAGTGTGAATGATTGGGGTGTGAGAGAGGGCTTGAGTCCTCTTTTTGCCCCCACTCCATGCCCACCCCTGCTTCACGGAGAAGTTTGGCTCCAAGAGAGCCCTGCCAccaccccggggggggggggggggggggggggggggagcccgCCGGTGCGGCGCCAGCGCCTTGAGGTAGGCCTTTGGGCTCCAAGATCGCGACCAGGGCAGATCCAGTCGCGACTTGCCGCCGCTGGTGTGGAGAAGGGCAGTTGTCGGGAAAGGAAGTTGAAGGGGCGCCCGCCGGGAGAGCGAGGGAGCCGAGGGCTGGAGGCGTTCAGTAGCCGGGCTGCCTCCCAGGCGCTGCGTCCCTGCCCGATCCGCGCTCTCCCCGCAGCCAGAGAGGCGTGGGGGGATCGGTCGCTGGGCAGCCAGCCTGGGGCTGCGAGCCTTTGGGTCGAAGCAGGGGAGGCCGGACAGGCGCAGGCGGGAGCGGAAACCCAACGGTTTTTCTGGGAATTGGCCGAGGCGGGGGTCGAGGGGGGTGGATCTGAGAAGCCTGCTGCGCCCAGGGCCACGGGGTAGGGATGCGGGGGAGGTGAAGGCAACCGGTCACCCCGGCCGGTCCGGGGCGAGGAACCACACTCCTGGGGGAGTACGACTGGAGGGAGGGGCGCGGTGAGAGTGCGGGTCGCGGGCGGACACCAGCTGCGTCTGGGCACCAGAGCCACGAGCTCTCTCGGCTGGGGTGGCCCAGCAGACCCGCGTGGAAAGCAGCAAACGTGGCCCTAAGCCCGGGGGCATTTCGGTCACTTTGTCCTCCCAGTCCTATCACCCTAATGGATTGGTCCCGGATTGTCCCCACAGATTGGCGCAGGTTGGGGCCGCTTGAACGGGAAGAGGAGGACCCCTCGCCCCGCAACCCCTGTATTCTAGAGGGCCACTGTTACTCCGCGGAGGTTCCTGGAGTGACtgggcctgggggcaggaggtGACCAGACCTCGCGGGGCAACCCGGCAGCGCGGCAGCGCGATACTGGAGCGGCCGCAAGGGCCGGCGCCGACCGGCGCTGCGCGCTCTCCGAATCCCGGTCCCCATCCTCGAGAGCCGTGAACCCCTCTGTGAGTGTGGCGGGGCTCAGGAGGGGTCGCCTCAATCCCCCCGGGCTTCTAGGGTCCCAGAAAGCCGTCTGTCCCAGCCCGCCGGCCATGGGGGAGGAGAGAGCGGGTCACGCCTGCAGGTTGCACCCCGGGAGAGGGCCTGTGCCTTGCAACAGGGGATGGTAAACCTTGGGAGACCTTTCCATACACCgatgctggggaggggggcgcgTGCGCATCCTGGCTTTTAAGCCCGCTAGGTCGGGCCCTCtgacccacctctcctctggcagcAGGGAAGCTGCCACGCAAACACGTCTCTGAGCATTGCCCTGGTGTTCCCTCCGCCTGGAATGACCTGCCCGCGTCAGCGACAGGCCTCAGCCCAGCCCCCAACCGAGCCTttcggccccgcccctccccaagCTGGCGCCACCACACCCTCTTGAACTCTGACCTCTGGCCCCTGGCGCCACCTGTACCCTCGCTCCGAGCCCTGGAGCGCTCTTCCTGGGGTCACAGAACGCATAAGAGtgggagctccctgagggcaaggACCGTTTTTTGTTCTACCTGGCGCACAGGGGGCGTGGGTCGGAAGGGGGCGTGGAGCGGAAGGAAGAGGAGGGCGGAGCCCGGCACCTGCGTTTCAGGCGGGTCCGAGGCCTACATGCAAACGAGATGCAAATGAGCTCCTGGAGCTGCGCGTCGGACCCTCTCACCTTCCCGCATGCACCGCCTTGTGCTTGCCCCCCAGACTCGGAGAAGCAGCCGCTGTCCCCGGAGCCCTCGGAGCAGCGCCCGCAAGCCCCGACCAAGAAGCTCCGCAAGCCGAGGACCATCTACTCGAGTCTGCAGCTGCAGCACCTGAACCAGCGTTTCCAGCACACGCAGTACCTGGCGCTGCCCGAGAGGGCCCAGCTGGCCGCGCAGCTTGGCCTCACCCAGACCCAGGTGAGGCCGTCCTGTCCTTCCTGCAGCTAGCCTTCCCCAGATGTGTTCTCTGGGAACCCACCGCCCTCCCCAGGGGGGATGCCCCAGGAGTCCCCTAGCCCTGTGGTTGCGGGTCTCCAGCGTGTGTTAAGAGCGGGCCCtcagtttcctgtgtgtgtgtgtgtgggggggggggttgtgttAAAAGGTGTgtttggggaggaggggtggatgCAGGTAGAGGAGGGCGCCCAGACGGGAGAACTGGGTACTAGCTCAGGGCGGGACCTCGGACGACTTCGGGGACTCTGGAGGACTGCATCAtgtccccagcctctgccctgctcccaggACTGTGGTGCGGGCGAGTCCCTTTCCCTGGCTCACCGCCTCCCACACGCACACcctcttcatcttccttctttcccttcttctctccaaagGTAAAGATCTGGTTTCAGAACAAACGCTCCAAATACAAAAAGCTCCTGAAGCAGaactctggaggacaggaagaggACTTCCCTGGGAGACCCCCCTCCTtgtctccctgctccccacccctcccatcccTCTGGGATCTGCCCAAGGCAGGGGCCCTGCCCACCGGTGGCTATGGCAACAACTTTGGAGCCTGGTATCAGCATCACTCCCCAGATGTCCTGGCTCCATCTCAGATGATGTGAGTCCCGGGAAGGGGAAGGGTGGgtcggcccccacccccaccccatcctccacAAAGCCCAGGACCCAGCCCACCTGCACCCCTTCTGGTCTCAGAGGAAACCAGCTCCAGATGGGTTTTCTCAAGTGGACAAGGAATTAGAGGAGAACAAGCATGGGGCGGAGTCCGGTCTCCCTTGCCCTGTAACCCAAATAGCCTAATCAGGACTTTGGTCTTAACTCACCACCCCCCAACCACGACTATGAACTGGACACATGCCCTCCTGCTGATCAGAGGCTCTGGAGGGAAAGTCGCTGGCTGAAGCTCAGACTTCTTCCAGGACCCCTAGtcttcccaccccttccctggaCTGCAGTCTGCCACAGCCTGGAGGCGAAACTAAGAAACACTTGAGtaatttttcctctctgtgtgcCTTGGGTCTCAACCAACCCTGTTATgagcaaaagcagaaatgaagtgGGCATCCCAAGTCTTCACGATGAGCACTATCGGGTGCCCCACCCCCATCGATTTTTCCTGGTGGTTGGCCCATTAGCCCCATGACTGATACACTGCCTCACCAAGGTAGTGCCACCAAGGTGGTACCTCACCAAGGTGAGGTAGAAGAGATGCCGAAAATGTGGAATTTGTGGACCTATGGGTAATTCATCCTCTTCTAAAAAAGACTTCTTCTTCCCATGTCTGTTCAGTTGCAGTGGATAACACATCCAATTATCCTTATTTATTATGAGCCTAGCCCCTCCTTTCCCACCCTTAATACCTAACAAACCCACAAGCACACCCTCTTGGAAACCCACAGGGTAACACTTTGGAGAGCATGGGTGGGGCAAACAGACTCTCTGGATGCGTATAAGAAGAGACACCCCCAAATAGGGAGGGTGGGCTGGCAGTTCATCTCCTCACAGCTCTCTGTCCAAAGGAACTGCTTCTGTTTATGACCCATCTAGCGTCCTCCACACCGGGAGCTTTCAGAGATTAAATCTGTGCAAAAGCCTGGGCCCTGGCTGTGAGTCTGTTTCCCAACTTCTAGGGGTGGGTGTTCATTGTTTGTCTCTCATCTCCTGCCAGATTCTTCCAGCACTGAGCTAGAGGACTGGATGCAAGTTTTACCTCTGCCACTAACTAGCTCTGCTGATGTAGCTCTGGAATATTCTAATGACCATTTTCATACACTCCCATGTGAAACTGGAATATGTCAGTACTGCAAATGACCCAAGTCTGAATGGTCCTCACCTGCAAATTCTGGCCTCGTCCAGATCTGGAGAGAGCCAGGGCCAGGAGTCCCCCATGCCCCATCTTCCTGTCCCTGCTCACCTGACAAGGGGACATGCCCACTGAGCCAGTCCCATCTTCCCAGTGTGCTCCTTGGGCTAGAGAGGTCCCAGCCCACCtacaggaagggggaggaggagaaaacccCAGAAGGACCTGGACTTCTCCTCCATCCAACAAACATGCGTGAAGCCGCCGCTCTGTGTTAGATCCTGGAGATCCCGGGTGATTGAGGCATATGAGGGAGCCAGACGGATGGCCAGCCCCTTGTGCAGTAAGGGCCAGGTTAGTGGAAGTAGTGCAGTATAGTCAGAGGCTTCAACTCAGCCTGGACCCAGCTGTGCATTCATGGCCTCCACACCCCATCACACACAGCACCCAGTGGCAGAGAGGCCCAGGGACAGGGCTGCGAACAATTCAGGGAATCCAGCCCAGCTTTGGCCCaagggattgggggaggggcctccaaTTCCAGGCAAAAAGTTCCCGAGTCATCTTCCCTTTTACTGCCTAAACCTGTTCCCAAGCACTGAGAACTGGAGGGGCTGCCTTAGTTGGAAAATCCCACCCAGGCACTTTGAGCCAAACCCCCTGGCCCAAGAGAGGCCCAGGTTCGGGTCTCTGTAAGGTAGAAGAGGTACAAAGTTAGTggaacccccaccccaggaagccTGCTGTCAGCCCCTCCTAGGCCCCTTCTGGGTCAGTGGCCGCCCCCACTTGCCGCAACACACTTGGAGGGTTATCCTGCGGTTGGCAAAAGGCATGGAGTAGGCCAAAGCCAAGATCAGAGCCCTGAGGAATGGGGGTGCCAAGAGCTGCACCCCCTCTTCCTCTGGGTCTTCCCCTGCCCCTAGCCCACAGCTCCATAGGCTCTCAGGGCCCAGCCCCAGGTCCCTCCCCTGGGTCTTCTCAGAGGCCACAGGCCCTCAGGGAGGCTGTTCCTCCCACTGCAGGTTACACTCCTCTTTCCACAGACCCAAGATAAGATCTACCGCCCCATCTCGGAAAGCCTCCAAAGGCGAGATTAATTGGACAGCCCAACACGAGTCGCATCGTTAAAACAACAGCCCAGGTTGTAAAGTTAAGTAGCAGAAGGAGTGTAATTACTCTCCCAGCCAGAGGCCAGCTGCCCCCCTTCCCTACCCCATCCACCTGACCTTTCCAGGGGAAACGGGAGTCCTTTCCACTTGGGAGCTGGTCCAactccctgggctcctgggtgaggATGGGCTTGAAACCCCAGGTGGGGGGAATGCGCCCCATTCACCAACCTCAGGCCATCCGAACTGTAGAAGGGGAACCTAGGGTTCCCCGTGAAGACTCCTCTCTGGGAAAATCGGGTCCATAAAGGAGCCGGGACAAACTGGTTAAGAATGGCAGTTTGGGCCTCCAAAGTGTCCagctctgctgtgtgactttcagcaagttacttaacctctctctgaGCCTGGTGTTCCTCCCACCTTGAGATGGGAATGCTAATAGGACCAGCTCCGCAGTGTAGCTGTGATGATGAAGTGAGATAGTCCTTGTAACACGCTTGACACGGTGCCTGGAACATGGTACGCGCTTCACAAATGGCATTTATGGCTGCTGGGTGATTATCAGGGAGGAGGGGCCACAGCCAGGGTGAGTTCTTACCGTCACCACCATCCATTCGCCTctcacctctctgcctccccagggtAGGGAGGAAGAATGGGGCTAGAGCCTGGAGACCCACGCGCATTCCCTGTCACCACCGTTGGAAAGCAGGGCACAGGCGAGGTCCTAAATGCAGAAGGGCATCTAAAATCAGCTAAGATTGGAGAATGGGAACCTGGAGGCCGGGGCCCACTCTCTCACCTTCAAGGGTCTCAGCCACGGGAGAAGCCGACTTggggcttccctcccctctccccatatGCTATTTTAAGACAGGCCCCCCATTCTCTCCCCCAACAAAATGAGattcaattaatttaattaaagcAATTTTGGGAGCAGCTCCTGAAGGTTTCCAATGTGAGATAATTACAAGTAATTTGCTGCCGTGAAGAGGAAGAGAGTGCACAGGGTCTGGGGGCGAAGGAGGCAGCCCCTCTCCACCAAACGGTCGCAGATCTAGAGGGACTCCACATTGCAATCTTAACCGCCCTCCCATTGGCCAAATTACTTGCAGGTGGGAAGTGGAGAAGGCggtggtgggagggggctgggaagacACGGAGtgacagacccccccccccccatccccaaatCTGCTGtgcgaggtgggggtggggagcgggtgGTTCCCCGACAAATTGTCTGCATAGCCCTTGTGCTGATTACTCAGCTCCAAGCCTCCTCTGAGTCTGGGTGCCCGAACTTGCCTCTGGGATTGGATCCAGAGTCAATGGAATGTTATCCGGGGTAGCTGAGGCCTGTGTAGACGGGGTCTCAAAGATGCAGGACTTCCACAGAAAGTGTAAGGGATGTGGGTAGAGAGGGGAAAGGCCAGAGGAGGCTACACCAACTTCAACTTCTCAGTTCCAAGGCGGTGATGACACACccattctccctccttccctgattGAGTTCTGCTGGAGCCTCCCCTCCGATTCTTTCCATTGTTGTGAtcgcaggggtgggggggtggggggcaaatcTCTCAGCTCTCAGTCCTCAGGACCACAGAGGCTTTTCTGAAGCCTCTTCCTTCAGAAAAGCATCCCCGCTGGTGTTTCCCACCCCCAGTCACCTGGATAACTCTTTCCATGCCAAGACTCCTGTGGTCTCTGAGGGGACGGGATGGGGGAACTAGAGGTAGCCAGGTAGCCAGAAGGAGTGGGAAGCTGAGAAAGAGGGGTGAGTGGGGCTTCAGGCTTCTGGGAAGCCCTCTCTGAACCCTGCCCACAGACAGCTGGTTTTCAAGGGACTAGGGTCCCCTTTTACTCCGGAGTTCCGGTTCCAGGCGGTGAGTAATGT includes the following:
- the DLX4 gene encoding homeobox protein DLX-4; this encodes MTSLPCPLPGRDASKAIFPDIAPVPSVVATYSLGLSPATAVASDLPYSGPYGHLLSYSYTAQATPGDTYLPCQLPAVPSEQEPKADSEKQPLSPEPSEQRPQAPTKKLRKPRTIYSSLQLQHLNQRFQHTQYLALPERAQLAAQLGLTQTQVKIWFQNKRSKYKKLLKQNSGGQEEDFPGRPPSLSPCSPPLPSLWDLPKAGALPTGGYGNNFGAWYQHHSPDVLAPSQMM